In Maridesulfovibrio sp., the following proteins share a genomic window:
- the fmt gene encoding methionyl-tRNA formyltransferase has translation MAEKRWKLVFMGTPDFASTILEYLIEWDGCEVIGAYTQPDRKCGRGQKVRCSAVKDVALKHGIPVYQPLNFKDEKDVEELRALEPDFLVVAAYGLILPQSVLDIPAVMPINVHASLLPKYRGAAPIHRAVANGDHATGITIMKMEAGLDTGPMLVQQALGIAWDDYTGKIHDELAAMGGPLVMETLLRYQDGRLTVMEQDDSIATYAEKLSKEEGLIDWNLPVKDVHNKIRGMYPWPGAYYFWAPEGKDPIRLVLSPGKPGEEEVGDHEPGTIVGEYDGMLGIACKDKIYLASKVKPAGKKEMDGKAFMCGYMNKC, from the coding sequence ATGGCTGAAAAGCGCTGGAAATTAGTTTTCATGGGAACACCGGACTTTGCGTCCACTATTCTAGAATATCTGATAGAATGGGACGGATGTGAAGTTATCGGAGCCTATACCCAGCCGGACCGCAAATGCGGACGCGGGCAGAAAGTGCGTTGTTCCGCGGTTAAAGATGTAGCGCTCAAGCACGGCATTCCGGTTTACCAGCCCTTGAATTTCAAGGACGAAAAGGATGTAGAAGAGCTGCGCGCTCTGGAGCCGGATTTTTTGGTGGTTGCGGCTTATGGGTTAATTCTGCCGCAGTCCGTGCTGGATATTCCCGCTGTTATGCCCATTAACGTCCACGCTTCATTGCTGCCGAAGTATCGCGGTGCCGCCCCCATTCACCGTGCTGTTGCCAATGGCGACCATGCCACAGGCATTACCATTATGAAAATGGAAGCCGGGCTTGATACCGGCCCCATGCTCGTACAGCAGGCTCTCGGTATCGCTTGGGATGATTATACAGGCAAGATTCATGATGAGTTGGCTGCCATGGGCGGTCCTCTGGTCATGGAAACTCTGTTGCGCTATCAGGACGGTCGTTTGACTGTTATGGAACAGGATGATTCCATTGCCACCTATGCAGAGAAGCTTAGCAAGGAAGAAGGCCTGATCGATTGGAATCTTCCGGTTAAAGATGTTCACAACAAGATTCGGGGCATGTATCCCTGGCCCGGAGCTTATTACTTCTGGGCACCTGAAGGTAAGGATCCCATCCGCCTCGTACTTTCACCCGGCAAACCCGGAGAGGAAGAGGTCGGCGATCACGAACCCGGAACAATTGTCGGCGAATATGACGGCATGCTCGGTATTGCCTGTAAGGATAAAATTTATCTCGCATCAAAGGTCAAACCTGCCGGAAAAAAAGAAATGGACGGCAAGGCCTTCATGTGCGGTTATATGAATAAGTGCTGA
- the def gene encoding peptide deformylase: MKMEILAYPEASLGEVCSKVEEITPELREQVENMIETMYEDDGVGLAAPQVGIQKRLIVIDPSGPKERTDLQVIVNPEIIEKSSQKVDSEEACLSCPGFKCVIKRHEKVTVTGTDLEGNELRIEADDFLAIVLQHEIDHLDGTLIVDHVGRLKRAMYDKKVKKWLKSAGN, encoded by the coding sequence ATGAAAATGGAAATTTTAGCTTATCCTGAAGCGTCTTTGGGAGAGGTCTGTTCCAAGGTTGAGGAGATCACTCCTGAGCTGAGAGAGCAGGTCGAGAACATGATCGAGACCATGTATGAAGATGACGGCGTGGGCCTTGCGGCTCCGCAGGTCGGCATCCAGAAGCGCCTGATTGTTATCGATCCTTCGGGTCCTAAAGAGCGCACTGATTTACAGGTTATCGTCAACCCTGAGATTATTGAAAAGAGCAGTCAGAAGGTGGATTCCGAGGAAGCCTGCCTTTCCTGCCCCGGTTTCAAGTGCGTTATCAAACGCCACGAGAAAGTTACCGTCACCGGTACTGACCTTGAAGGCAACGAACTGCGTATTGAGGCCGATGACTTTCTGGCCATTGTGTTGCAGCATGAAATTGACCATCTTGATGGAACACTCATTGTCGACCATGTTGGCCGCCTGAAACGTGCAATGTACGATAAGAAGGTAAAGAAATGGCTGAAAAGCGCTGGAAATTAG
- a CDS encoding DUF116 domain-containing protein: MSVEKDNKKRLFIGLITGTCVLLCAFLGLMWYVPYAGLDSFGAWAAWSWGLFIFALIVLVAWGYAGLLANVVLHRTFPFSQKARGLSVKLFLPLMTILGRIFGLSKRKIRGSFIKVNNELVLSEVGRFDPEKIMILTPHCLQASRCDMRLTYDIDNCKRCGLCTIKGLLDLRDKYGVHFHVATGGTIARRLVVQNRPRMIIAIACERDLASGIQDTYPLPVYGVLNERPNGPCLDTQVSLIAVEDALRRFLKEDKLPEDVDKNVGLTPLTGL; the protein is encoded by the coding sequence ATGAGTGTAGAAAAAGATAATAAAAAGCGTCTTTTCATAGGTCTTATTACCGGGACCTGTGTGCTGCTCTGTGCGTTTCTGGGCCTGATGTGGTATGTTCCTTATGCCGGACTGGACTCTTTCGGTGCATGGGCTGCATGGAGCTGGGGGCTGTTCATTTTTGCACTCATCGTGCTGGTTGCCTGGGGCTATGCCGGGCTGTTGGCAAATGTTGTGCTGCATCGCACCTTTCCATTTTCACAGAAGGCAAGGGGCTTGAGCGTAAAACTTTTCCTGCCCCTGATGACCATTCTGGGCCGTATTTTCGGTCTTTCCAAAAGAAAAATCCGCGGCTCTTTCATTAAGGTGAACAATGAGCTTGTCCTTTCAGAAGTAGGGCGTTTTGATCCCGAAAAGATCATGATTCTTACCCCGCATTGTCTACAGGCCAGTCGTTGCGATATGCGCCTGACATACGATATCGACAACTGCAAACGTTGTGGACTCTGTACTATTAAGGGGCTGCTTGATCTGCGGGATAAATACGGTGTGCATTTTCATGTCGCCACCGGGGGAACCATCGCCCGCCGTCTGGTTGTGCAGAACCGTCCGCGCATGATAATCGCGATTGCCTGCGAACGTGACCTTGCCAGCGGTATTCAGGATACCTATCCGCTTCCGGTTTACGGTGTGCTCAATGAGCGCCCGAATGGACCATGCCTTGATACACAGGTTTCACTTATTGCAGTTGAGGACGCGTTGCGCCGTTTTCTGAAGGAAGACAAACTTCCTGAAGATGTGGATAAAAATGTCGGTCTCACTCCTCTTACCGGGCTTTAA